A window of Campylobacter concisus contains these coding sequences:
- a CDS encoding ABC transporter substrate-binding protein, with product MKILKILTMILLFTNSLFAISKEQIKPEVEMKTTKVIEILKDTNLDNNAKTKEIFALLDSFFDYKQMAKISLGKRYNSLSGDEQAKFDAAFEQKLKSSYIDKLLGYKDQEIHITGESEPQKNRYWLTSELINDGKSYEFVYKFYDAKERGWLIYDLDIVGVSIIQTYRSQFGDVLNNADFNTLLQKLNEAVLPDQNKTNP from the coding sequence ATGAAAATTTTAAAAATTCTAACTATGATTTTACTTTTTACAAATAGCCTTTTTGCTATTTCAAAAGAGCAGATCAAACCTGAAGTAGAGATGAAAACAACAAAGGTTATTGAAATTTTAAAAGATACAAATTTAGACAATAATGCAAAGACAAAAGAAATTTTTGCTCTTCTTGATTCATTTTTCGACTATAAGCAAATGGCAAAGATTAGCCTTGGTAAACGTTACAACAGCTTAAGTGGCGATGAGCAAGCCAAATTTGACGCAGCATTTGAGCAAAAACTAAAAAGCTCATACATAGATAAACTTTTAGGATACAAAGATCAAGAGATACATATAACTGGCGAGAGCGAACCTCAAAAAAATAGATATTGGCTCACATCTGAGCTCATAAATGATGGCAAGAGCTACGAATTTGTCTATAAATTTTATGACGCTAAAGAGCGTGGCTGGCTCATTTATGATCTTGATATCGTTGGTGTAAGCATCATTCAAACTTATAGAAGTCAGTTTGGTGATGTGCTAAATAACGCTGATTTCAATACTCTTTTACAAAAGCTAAACGAAGCTGTTTTGCCTGATCAAAATAAAACCAACCCTTAA
- a CDS encoding TOBE domain-containing protein — protein MKADINLELFLGEDTQVLAKHITLLKAIKETKSITKAAELVGISYKNAWDCLDTINNKSSKPLIIRADGNKKNSGSELSEYANKLIKIYDTILETQKDFLQKICQKVDFEDVDIINLQRMNMNLSARNQLSCEIISINRGAVNSQIVAKLSNGCTLESNITVESEKNLGLKVGQKVIYIFKAPAVILARNLDIKISTKNQLKGEVIEAKIGAVNAEITLKLSDEQTLTAIITKDSAIQMKIGVGDTLLAIVKSSQIIIGV, from the coding sequence TTGAAAGCAGATATAAATTTAGAACTATTTTTAGGCGAAGATACACAGGTTTTAGCTAAACATATTACATTATTAAAGGCCATAAAAGAGACAAAAAGTATCACAAAAGCAGCAGAATTGGTTGGTATATCGTATAAAAATGCTTGGGACTGCCTTGATACGATAAATAACAAAAGTAGTAAGCCGCTTATTATTAGAGCTGATGGAAATAAAAAAAATAGTGGCTCCGAGCTAAGCGAGTATGCCAATAAACTGATAAAAATTTATGACACAATCCTTGAGACCCAAAAGGATTTTTTACAAAAAATTTGTCAAAAAGTAGATTTTGAGGATGTAGATATTATAAATCTTCAAAGAATGAATATGAACTTAAGTGCTAGAAATCAGCTCTCATGTGAGATTATTAGCATAAACCGCGGTGCGGTAAATTCTCAAATAGTTGCAAAACTAAGTAATGGCTGCACGCTTGAGTCAAACATCACGGTTGAAAGTGAGAAAAATTTAGGCCTAAAAGTTGGACAAAAAGTTATTTATATTTTTAAAGCCCCAGCTGTTATTTTGGCTAGGAATCTAGATATAAAAATAAGCACAAAAAATCAATTAAAAGGCGAAGTGATCGAAGCAAAGATAGGTGCTGTAAATGCTGAAATTACTTTAAAACTAAGCGATGAGCAGACTTTAACTGCCATCATCACAAAAGATAGTGCTATCCAGATGAAGATAGGTGTTGGCGATACACTTTTAGCAATAGTAAAATCATCACAAATCATCATAGGAGTTTAA
- a CDS encoding VacJ family lipoprotein — MKFLLSIFFSLLLACANTDINTNSESDEFDVEFEARKDVFDPLSGYNRIMTHANDFIYVNMLTPVAKGYAYVVPKTARTMVSNFFDNLLFPVRFVNNLLQFKFQNAGEETLRFLANTIIGFGGLTDGAKYYNLKPHDEDFGQTLGYWGLGSGFHIVWPLIGPSNLRDTGGMVGDYFADPISYVDPILLSTGIKSYRAFNSFSQDPTAYEKLRKDAIDLYPFLRDAYEQRRDKLIKE, encoded by the coding sequence ATGAAATTTTTGCTTTCTATCTTTTTTAGTTTGCTTTTAGCCTGTGCTAATACGGACATAAATACGAATAGCGAAAGCGACGAATTTGATGTTGAATTTGAAGCAAGAAAAGATGTTTTTGACCCACTTAGTGGCTACAATAGAATTATGACGCATGCAAATGACTTTATCTATGTAAATATGCTAACTCCAGTGGCAAAAGGCTATGCCTATGTTGTGCCAAAAACAGCTAGAACAATGGTTTCAAATTTCTTTGATAATCTGCTTTTCCCAGTTCGCTTTGTAAATAACTTACTTCAGTTTAAATTTCAAAATGCTGGCGAAGAGACATTGAGATTTTTAGCAAATACGATAATTGGCTTTGGCGGACTAACAGACGGAGCAAAATACTACAACCTCAAGCCTCACGATGAAGATTTTGGACAAACGCTTGGATATTGGGGGCTTGGCAGCGGTTTTCACATCGTTTGGCCACTTATTGGACCATCAAATTTAAGAGATACTGGAGGCATGGTCGGAGATTATTTTGCCGATCCTATTAGCTACGTTGATCCTATACTTTTATCAACTGGTATCAAGTCATATAGAGCGTTTAATAGCTTTTCACAAGATCCAACTGCTTATGAAAAACTAAGAAAAGATGCTATTGACCTTTATCCATTTTTACGCGATGCTTACGAGCAAAGACGTGACAAGCTTATCAAGGAGTAA